From the Methanobrevibacter sp. V74 genome, one window contains:
- a CDS encoding TMEM175 family protein: METERFEALVDAILAIIITIIVLEIPMASNGSWEALFNLRYEFIIYIISFIVCFNFWNFNNNLFSVVYKINSKVIWTMGITLFVFSLLPYMTTFVAENFYNFFSQFIYGFCFIITSILTKLISKLLKDSDPGNVALILSLEKDYVLVINIVLVIIGMIIGYLAYPPAITLCCLLSIISLWIFGKHH; encoded by the coding sequence ATGGAAACTGAAAGGTTTGAAGCATTAGTTGATGCTATTTTAGCAATTATCATAACAATCATTGTTTTAGAAATTCCAATGGCTTCAAACGGCAGTTGGGAGGCGTTATTTAATTTAAGATACGAGTTCATAATTTATATTATCAGTTTCATTGTTTGTTTTAATTTTTGGAATTTCAACAATAATTTATTTAGTGTTGTTTATAAAATTAACTCAAAAGTTATTTGGACCATGGGGATTACATTATTTGTATTTTCATTACTCCCTTACATGACTACTTTTGTTGCGGAAAATTTTTATAACTTTTTTTCACAGTTCATTTATGGATTCTGTTTTATTATAACTTCAATTCTTACAAAACTCATTTCAAAATTACTTAAAGACTCGGATCCTGGAAATGTTGCACTTATATTGTCACTTGAAAAAGATTATGTGTTGGTTATTAATATTGTTTTAGTGATAATTGGAATGATTATAGGTTATCTTGCCTATCCTCCAGCAATCACCCTGTGTTGTTTACTTTCAATCATTTCACTTTGGATATTTGGCAAACATCATTAA
- a CDS encoding tRNA-binding protein encodes MWDTTKDYRILVASKARENYLNLIPTASFRGSWNKKQAIDMGKQMNSDFQSLTYSYLEGDELVNSPDVAALNKKALMIIEYLGGDDWNKKFLRNTPKEDREKTQENIAKVRFFLDSIIGLKDRLSLGSINDPILGVDIKVGEVMSVTQHPKNEDLMLCNVNLGKRAITVVTNDMNVKDDNKVGVSLLPPQAFSDIVSEGMFLGMNGNILKEVEGELGQIPKNIPMESLNETRNLVENYLK; translated from the coding sequence ATGTGGGATACAACAAAAGATTATAGAATTTTAGTAGCAAGCAAAGCAAGAGAAAATTATTTAAACCTTATTCCAACAGCCTCTTTTAGAGGAAGTTGGAATAAAAAACAAGCAATTGATATGGGAAAACAAATGAATAGTGATTTCCAATCATTAACTTATTCTTACCTTGAGGGGGATGAATTGGTAAATTCACCAGATGTTGCTGCCTTAAATAAAAAAGCCTTAATGATTATCGAATATTTAGGAGGAGATGATTGGAATAAAAAATTCTTAAGAAATACGCCTAAAGAAGATCGTGAAAAAACCCAAGAAAATATTGCAAAAGTAAGATTTTTCTTAGATTCCATTATTGGCCTAAAAGATAGGCTATCCTTAGGATCTATTAATGACCCTATTCTTGGAGTTGACATTAAAGTTGGGGAAGTTATGAGTGTTACACAACATCCGAAAAATGAAGACTTAATGCTTTGTAATGTAAATCTTGGAAAAAGAGCAATTACTGTTGTAACAAATGATATGAATGTTAAAGATGATAACAAAGTAGGAGTATCCTTGTTGCCGCCACAAGCCTTTAGTGATATTGTTAGTGAAGGAATGTTTCTTGGAATGAATGGTAATATTTTAAAAGAAGTTGAAGGTGAACTTGGACAAATACCGAAAAATATTCCAATGGAATCATTAAATGAAACACGTAATCTTGTTGAAAATTATTTAAAATGA
- a CDS encoding TMEM175 family protein, with protein sequence METSRFETFFDAIIAIIITVLVLKIPQPTTPTLSGLLELQKIYVAYFISFLVLYNIWYSNHEIFRLVDHIDNKTLWLYGALTFVISLIPYFTLWLAYNIYSIPAETMFGLLFIVTHIFYTLSTWTISKTNPYSEIQEKNFIHLFNQFPVIILIIGFILTYTVYTPGIYISCLLSVILWIVIEKALRRHENGN encoded by the coding sequence ATGGAAACTAGTAGATTTGAAACATTTTTTGATGCAATAATTGCAATTATTATTACAGTTTTAGTTTTAAAAATCCCCCAACCAACAACCCCAACTTTGAGCGGTCTTTTAGAACTGCAAAAAATTTATGTTGCTTATTTTATTAGTTTTTTAGTATTATACAACATTTGGTACTCCAATCATGAGATATTTCGCTTAGTGGACCATATTGACAATAAAACATTATGGCTTTATGGAGCATTAACTTTTGTTATTTCCCTAATTCCTTATTTTACACTTTGGTTAGCTTATAATATTTATTCAATTCCTGCCGAGACAATGTTTGGACTGTTATTTATTGTAACCCACATTTTTTATACTCTTTCTACTTGGACTATTTCAAAAACAAATCCTTACAGTGAAATCCAAGAAAAAAATTTTATCCACTTATTCAATCAGTTTCCGGTGATCATTCTAATTATAGGTTTTATTTTGACATATACTGTTTATACCCCGGGAATTTATATCTCTTGTCTTTTATCGGTGATTTTATGGATAGTTATTGAAAAAGCTCTAAGGAGGCATGAAAATGGAAACTGA
- a CDS encoding ATP-binding protein, with amino-acid sequence MISISGTNTSQVGLTTSAVKDELTGGWTMEAGGVILADSGLLIIDEFDKLSPSAQKSLNEPMEQLSISSAKAGIVKTMSARTSILAAANPKYSRFTDSKPINDQLDIAESTLSRFDLIFALRDDISEAKDRELARTLLTKKTNENTLERLTDECFEKYITYMKANCFPTLTDEVIELLSEFYVDVRQQATQSHEGKAITARDLKSLERLTIARAKCEGRTLTTIGDAEDAIRIYKESLHSLGLNLTTAGEIVGVKSDKEMEIIFDFERMIKAKVDFEGLPLSSESIHSLKTECGLMCHGTSLDKERVFREAMKKIERIF; translated from the coding sequence GTGATTAGCATTTCAGGAACCAACACAAGCCAGGTCGGATTAACCACCAGTGCCGTTAAAGATGAACTGACTGGTGGATGGACAATGGAAGCGGGAGGAGTGATATTAGCCGACAGTGGTTTATTGATAATTGATGAGTTTGACAAGCTTTCACCATCAGCACAGAAAAGCCTGAACGAACCGATGGAACAGCTGAGCATATCATCTGCCAAAGCAGGTATTGTTAAGACAATGAGTGCAAGAACAAGCATACTTGCAGCGGCCAATCCCAAATACTCAAGATTCACTGATTCAAAACCGATTAATGATCAATTGGATATTGCTGAATCAACATTATCCCGATTTGATTTGATATTCGCACTAAGGGATGATATCAGTGAAGCAAAAGACCGTGAACTGGCAAGAACCTTGCTGACTAAAAAGACCAATGAAAATACCTTGGAAAGATTAACTGATGAATGTTTTGAAAAATACATTACCTACATGAAGGCCAACTGCTTTCCTACACTAACAGATGAAGTAATTGAGCTGTTGTCTGAATTTTATGTGGATGTGCGCCAGCAGGCAACTCAAAGCCATGAAGGCAAAGCTATTACAGCACGAGACCTCAAGTCACTGGAAAGGTTAACGATTGCACGTGCAAAATGTGAAGGGCGAACATTAACAACAATAGGTGATGCGGAAGATGCCATCAGAATCTATAAAGAAAGTCTGCATAGCTTAGGCTTGAATTTAACAACAGCAGGTGAAATAGTCGGCGTTAAATCAGATAAGGAGATGGAAATCATATTTGATTTTGAAAGGATGATAAAAGCCAAAGTGGATTTTGAAGGACTGCCCTTGTCAAGTGAAAGTATCCATTCTTTAAAAACGGAATGTGGTTTGATGTGTCATGGAACAAGTCTTGATAAGGAAAGAGTCTTTAGGGAGGCAATGAAGAAAATAGAGAGAATATTTTAA
- a CDS encoding lactaldehyde dehydrogenase, whose amino-acid sequence MDMLIGGKNISSEDVLEVKNPYDGDVIDTIPIAHRQTADLAISCANIAKYELIEMSAFKVSNKLFNVVEKLKDKREDFAKLLTLEVGKPINESLSEMDRSIETLKLAAEEAKRIYGESVPLDAGLNGKGFFAFTQKLPLGVVAAITPFNYPLNLTIHKIAPAIACKNTVIVKPPTEAPLTVMKFCELLNEEFPDGVVNTITGFGSEIGDYLVCSEGVDKISFTGSVTTGIMISQKAGMKKLTLELGGNDPMIVLKDGNIDNAVKGIINGAFLNAGQVCMGVKRIIVEEGIADEFCERLVSATEKLVMGDPLDKTTTLGTLINENAARQVEETVNNAVSEGAKILTGGKRDGAFYQATVIDNVKTDMDLVVNETFGPVAPIIRVGDIDEAINVANDTEYGLQAGVFTSDYSSAMRCAQEIEAGTVFINKQSTFRTDNMPFGGFKNSGVGKEGIKYAVEEMTKTKLIGLNLR is encoded by the coding sequence ATGGACATGTTAATAGGTGGAAAAAATATATCTAGTGAAGATGTACTTGAAGTTAAAAATCCATATGACGGTGATGTAATAGATACAATCCCAATTGCACACAGACAAACTGCAGATTTAGCAATCAGTTGTGCAAATATTGCTAAATATGAATTAATTGAAATGTCCGCTTTTAAAGTATCAAATAAATTATTCAATGTTGTTGAGAAGTTAAAAGATAAACGTGAAGATTTTGCTAAATTGTTAACTTTAGAAGTTGGAAAACCAATAAATGAATCCTTAAGTGAAATGGATAGGTCGATTGAAACTCTTAAACTTGCTGCTGAAGAAGCAAAAAGAATTTATGGGGAAAGCGTACCTTTGGATGCAGGATTAAATGGTAAAGGATTTTTTGCATTTACACAAAAGCTACCATTGGGGGTAGTTGCTGCAATAACTCCATTTAACTATCCGTTAAACTTAACAATCCATAAAATTGCACCGGCTATTGCATGTAAAAATACTGTGATTGTAAAACCGCCAACAGAAGCACCATTGACAGTAATGAAATTCTGCGAATTATTAAATGAGGAATTTCCAGACGGTGTTGTAAACACAATCACAGGATTTGGTTCTGAAATTGGGGATTATTTAGTTTGCTCTGAAGGTGTTGATAAAATCTCATTTACTGGAAGTGTAACAACTGGAATAATGATTTCACAAAAAGCAGGAATGAAGAAATTAACTTTGGAATTAGGTGGAAATGACCCAATGATTGTCTTGAAAGATGGAAATATTGATAACGCTGTAAAAGGCATAATAAATGGAGCATTTTTAAATGCAGGTCAGGTATGTATGGGAGTTAAAAGAATAATTGTTGAAGAGGGCATTGCCGATGAGTTTTGTGAAAGATTAGTTAGTGCAACTGAAAAACTAGTCATGGGTGACCCATTAGATAAAACCACCACTCTTGGAACATTAATCAATGAAAATGCAGCTAGACAAGTTGAAGAAACAGTTAATAATGCTGTAAGTGAAGGGGCTAAAATATTGACTGGAGGTAAAAGGGATGGAGCATTTTATCAGGCTACTGTAATTGATAATGTTAAAACAGATATGGATTTGGTTGTAAATGAAACCTTTGGGCCTGTTGCACCAATAATTCGTGTTGGAGATATTGATGAAGCGATCAATGTTGCAAATGATACTGAATATGGTCTTCAAGCAGGAGTATTTACCTCAGATTATTCCTCAGCAATGAGATGCGCTCAGGAAATTGAAGCGGGAACAGTATTCATAAATAAACAATCCACATTCAGAACAGACAACATGCCATTTGGCGGATTTAAAAATAGTGGTGTTGGAAAAGAAGGAATAAAATATGCTGTAGAAGAAATGACTAAAACAAAATTAATAGGATTAAATTTAAGGTAA
- a CDS encoding ATP-binding protein, whose protein sequence is MHQCNSSQGLHIRRNCITFYIYDDRIEIISPGKLPSPMTIEDWGVEKNPIHRNENICKIFQTTEYMEHIGTGIARMRNEMKKSNLPEPEFEDGFYFRVVLRGPNGKLILPQNPTAEDFKEFNLNDRQIDALLKMKNEDAQFTYESYANQHGISKSTAKHDLNMMFDKNLIRRITIKQTYYFFA, encoded by the coding sequence ATTCATCAATGCAATAGCTCACAGGGATTACACATTAGAAGGAACTGCATAACATTTTACATATATGATGACAGAATCGAAATAATTAGTCCCGGAAAACTACCTTCTCCTATGACCATTGAAGATTGGGGTGTTGAAAAAAACCCGATACACAGAAACGAAAACATCTGTAAAATATTTCAAACAACAGAATATATGGAACACATCGGTACAGGAATCGCCCGTATGAGAAATGAAATGAAAAAAAGCAATCTTCCAGAACCTGAATTTGAGGATGGATTTTACTTTAGAGTAGTTTTAAGAGGACCAAACGGTAAACTGATACTTCCTCAAAATCCAACCGCAGAAGACTTTAAAGAGTTTAACCTTAATGACAGGCAAATTGATGCATTACTTAAAATGAAAAATGAAGATGCTCAATTTACATATGAATCTTATGCAAATCAACATGGTATTTCTAAATCTACTGCAAAACATGATTTGAATATGATGTTTGATAAGAATTTAATTAGAAGAATTACTATTAAACAAACTTATTACTTTTTTGCTTAA
- a CDS encoding class III signal peptide-containing protein, whose protein sequence is MDNKGQTSAEFILLFGGIMVVVLLAIYMYKHYLNDLNGVIASKEVDEFNYQLNDLGRYFK, encoded by the coding sequence ATGGATAATAAAGGTCAAACATCAGCAGAATTTATTTTACTGTTTGGTGGTATAATGGTTGTGGTTTTACTTGCAATTTACATGTATAAACATTATTTAAATGATTTAAATGGTGTAATCGCATCAAAAGAAGTCGATGAATTCAATTATCAGTTAAATGATCTTGGAAGATATTTTAAATGA
- a CDS encoding tyrosine-type recombinase/integrase → MKYLETKNNKYYITYSSPESVTALNSYLISRNDPIDGNSRLFKYHKQYMHKRFIEINNELGLGTTGDNGYNRFRSHMLRKFHASALYNDGMSLDNVNDLQGKSKNKTDAAYFMINPEDLKYEYVKHLPAITINKEVEKLSVKSPEFAQMENENQELKSELNDLKSEVSRLNNVQSQIDDAGHCTDIQSQHRLQQTEFLPS, encoded by the coding sequence ATGAAATATCTGGAGACAAAAAACAATAAGTATTACATCACATACTCCAGTCCCGAATCAGTCACTGCCCTTAATTCCTATTTGATTTCTAGAAATGATCCTATTGACGGCAACTCACGACTATTCAAGTACCATAAACAGTATATGCATAAGAGATTCATTGAAATAAATAATGAATTGGGTCTTGGAACTACAGGTGATAACGGATATAACCGCTTCAGAAGCCACATGCTTCGTAAGTTTCATGCATCTGCCCTATACAATGACGGCATGAGCTTGGACAATGTAAACGATTTGCAGGGCAAATCAAAGAACAAAACAGATGCAGCATATTTCATGATCAATCCCGAAGATTTGAAATATGAATATGTTAAGCATTTACCGGCTATTACAATAAACAAAGAGGTTGAAAAACTGTCCGTCAAATCTCCAGAGTTTGCACAAATGGAAAATGAAAATCAAGAATTAAAATCTGAATTGAATGATCTGAAATCAGAAGTATCCCGTTTAAACAATGTCCAATCACAAATTGATGATGCAGGGCACTGCACAGACATCCAAAGTCAGCATCGATTACAACAAACTGAATTCTTACCTTCTTGA
- a CDS encoding type II secretion system F family protein, with translation MKLKTIDYLVGIIDNIVSDKYLSKLQEFLLSGAIFTDASQVLVMIIIFISLSDLILAFSILMFNLPESTLVLPLFVIPGLFTYVIVKQERRAQEIEKTAPDFLRQLSSMLQVGLSFENAMEDMSQYGEGPMYDEMRRTIIEIRMGRNFDEAWRAMSKRLKSREIERVFEIILDARKSGSSITNVLSDVSDDLRELLALKRERKSAVMMSVMFLIISAIIATPFAIGMVSVYAGFMEIYGMQSNIVLTAPIVGQIYLIIHSVLVAFIISIIMYGELKKGIKFSLPLAVASFSIFYFISNFGGSLLMGGLYG, from the coding sequence ATGAAATTAAAAACAATAGATTATTTGGTAGGAATTATTGACAATATTGTTTCAGATAAATATTTATCAAAATTACAGGAATTTTTACTTAGTGGAGCTATTTTTACAGATGCATCGCAAGTTTTAGTCATGATTATAATTTTTATTTCACTTTCAGATTTAATCTTAGCATTTTCAATCTTGATGTTTAATCTGCCGGAATCTACATTAGTCTTACCGTTATTTGTAATTCCCGGACTTTTCACATATGTTATTGTAAAACAAGAGAGAAGAGCTCAAGAAATCGAAAAAACCGCTCCTGACTTTTTAAGACAACTTTCAAGCATGTTACAAGTTGGACTTAGCTTTGAAAATGCAATGGAAGATATGTCACAGTATGGAGAGGGACCAATGTATGATGAAATGCGTAGGACGATTATTGAAATCAGAATGGGTAGGAATTTTGATGAAGCTTGGAGAGCAATGAGTAAACGTTTAAAATCTCGTGAAATAGAGAGGGTCTTTGAGATTATCCTGGATGCAAGAAAAAGCGGATCTAGTATTACAAATGTTTTGTCAGATGTTTCAGATGATTTAAGAGAGCTACTTGCACTTAAACGGGAAAGAAAATCTGCAGTAATGATGTCGGTCATGTTTTTGATAATCTCAGCAATTATTGCAACTCCTTTTGCAATAGGTATGGTTAGTGTTTATGCAGGGTTTATGGAAATCTATGGAATGCAGTCAAATATTGTTTTAACGGCTCCAATTGTTGGCCAAATCTATTTAATCATACATTCTGTTTTAGTTGCATTTATAATTAGTATTATCATGTATGGGGAGCTTAAAAAAGGAATTAAATTTTCACTGCCACTGGCTGTCGCATCATTTTCAATATTTTATTTTATCTCTAATTTTGGTGGAAGTTTACTTATGGGGGGTTTATATGGATAA
- a CDS encoding DUF4062 domain-containing protein, with product MVSLTLNVATPLLFVFEIDGAKTEAANEVLLNEVEEADVYIGLIGQHYGNIYDDGVSATEYEYNTFIADKHDAYFFVKDCKTRDEGSTRFLERIGKVTNMILSQPKRNCWMQLKIVCRMQSIKD from the coding sequence TTGGTCAGTTTAACTTTAAATGTTGCAACACCTTTACTGTTTGTTTTTGAAATAGATGGGGCTAAAACTGAAGCTGCTAATGAAGTATTACTGAATGAAGTTGAAGAAGCTGATGTTTATATTGGACTGATTGGCCAACATTACGGAAACATCTACGATGATGGTGTTTCAGCAACTGAATATGAATACAACACTTTCATAGCTGATAAGCACGATGCATATTTTTTCGTCAAAGACTGCAAAACAAGAGATGAGGGCAGCACAAGATTTTTAGAAAGGATTGGAAAAGTAACTAATATGATACTTTCACAACCAAAGAGGAATTGCTGGATGCAGTTAAAGATAGTCTGCAGGATGCAATCGATAAAAGATTGA